From the genome of Pseudomonas sp. FP453:
GGCCAGCATCCGTTCTGCTCCCGAATTCATTTGAATCTCGACTTGCGGCAAGTAGAATGCCACGCCCCGGCGAAGGACTGCCAGGCCAAACCTATAAGAAATACTAGGTTATGGACGCACGGCATCCTCGGTAGTGTTGGCCTGATCAACGGCCGCTGCCAGCCAGGCCGATACCACACAAGGAATGTATGCATGTGGCGTGAAATTGCCCCCGACCAGCAGTACAACGTGCACGTCGACGGCCATAACCTCGTGGTCTACAGCTTCGGCGAAGGCGATGAGGTGCTCTTGTGCCTCAACGGCGGCCCGGGCCTGCCGTGTGACTACTTGCGCGACGCCCATGGCTGGCTCAAGGACCATAACCTGCGAGTGGTTGCATTCGACCAGCTTGGCACGGGCGCATCAGCCAGACCGACCGATGTTTCCCTGTGGGAAATCCGCCGTTATGTCGAAGAAGTCGAAACCGTGCGCCAAACCCTGAATCTGGGACGCGTGCATTTGCTGGGGCATTCCTGGGGCGGCTGGCTCGGCATCGAATACGCCATCCATTACCCCGCTGCGTTGAAAAGCCTGATCCTCGAAAACACCGTCGGCGACATTCCGCACCTGTCCCAGGAGCTTGAACGCCTGCGCGGCGCCCTCGGCAGTGAAACCGTGGCGATGATGCAGCGCCATGAAGCCATGGGCACCCTCGACCATCCCCAGTACCAGGCCGCCATCACCTTGCTCAACTATCGCCACGTGTGCCGCCTGGACGAATGGCCCGAGCCGGTCAAGCGCTCCCTCGGCGACTGGAACATGGGGCCTTATGAAACCATGCAGGGCCCTAACGAGTTCCTCTATGTCGGCAACCTCAAGGACTGGAACCGCATCCCCGAGATGGCCGACTTTACGATGCCCACGCTGATCACCACCGGCCAACACGACGAACTCACCCCGGCCTGCGCCATGCGTATGAAGATGGCAGTCAAGCACGCCGAACTCCACGTCTTTCCCAACAGCAGCCATATGCCGTTCTACGAAGAGCCCCAGGCCTATTTCCCGGTGTTGCTGGACTTCCTCGCGCGTCACCGAGGCTGACGGATGAACCTGGCGCGCTACCGTTTTGTGCTGTCCCGGCCGCTGCAATTGCTGCCGGTGTTGTTTGGCATCAGCCTGATCACCTTTATCCTCGTGCGCTCGATTCCCGGCGATCCGGCGCGGGCCTTGCTGGGCTCGCGCAGCACACCGGACGCGCTGCTGAAAATCCGCGCCCAGTACGGCCTCGACCAGCCGTTGTGGCTGCAATATTTCTACTTCCTGAAGAACCTGCTCAAAGGCGATCTCGGCCAATCGCTGCTGTACAAGGTCGATGCCCTGAAGCTGATCGTCACCCGCATCGAGCCGACCCTGGTACTGGTGCTCGGCAGCGTGCTGCTGGCGCTGTTGATCGCGGTGCCGCTGGCCACCCTGGCGGCGCGCAACAAGGGCGGCTGGGTGGATAACCTGATCCGCGTGTTCACCACGGTCGGCCTGGGCATGCCGGCGTTCTGGCTGGGGCTGATGCTGATCCTGCTGCTGAGTGTGAAGTGGGGCCTGTTTCCGGTGTCGGGCTACGGCCGCACCTTTCTCGACAAGGCGCACCACATGGTCTTGCCTTGCCTGACCATTGCCCTGGCACTGTCGGCGGTGCTGGTGCGCAACCTGCGGGCGAGCATGCTGATGGAATTGCAGGCCGACCATGTCACCGCTGCGCGGGCGCGCGGGTTGTCGGAAGCGGCAGTGTTTCGCCGGCATGTGTTGCCCAATTCCCTGGTGCCGGCGGTCAACCTGCTGGCGGTGAACATCGGCTGGCTGATCAGCGGCACGGTGGTGATCGAAAGCCTGTTCGCCATTCCCGGCATCGGCCAATTGCTGGTGCGCGGCATCTTTACCCGCGACTACATGGTGGTGCAGGGCGTGGCCATGGTGCTGGCGTGTGCGACGGTAATCGTCAACTTTGCCGCCGACGTGGTCACAGTGGCCCTCGACCCACGGGTGAAGATGCAATGAGCAGCCGCCCGTTGATCGCCCCCTGGCGCTTGCGCCTGCGCTTTGGTTTTCGCAATGGCCGACTGACCGCCGCGTGGGGCCTGTTGATCTTGTTCGTATGGTTTGCCTTGGCAGTGTTTGCGCCGTGGATCGCACCCTATGACCCGATTGCGCAGAACACCGAGTTCAGTTTGCTGGCCCCCAGCCTCGCCCATCCTTTTGGCACCGATAACTACGGGCGCGACATTCTCTCCCGCGTGATCTGGGGCGCACGCATCGACCTGCAACTGGCCATCGTCGGCGTGATCTTTCCGTTCATGATCGGCACCTTTGTCGGTGCGGTCTCCGGCTACATCGGCGGGCGTTTCGACAGCTTCTGCATGCGCGTGATCGACGTGATCCTCGCGTTCCCGTTCCTGGTGCTGATGCTGGCGATCATGGCCATCCTCGGGCCGGGCTTGAAGAGCTTTTATATCGCCATGGCGCTGGTGGGCTGGGTGTCGTATGCGCGGTTGATCCGCTCGCAGATCCTGGTGCTCAAGGAAAGCGACTTTGCCCTGGCCGCCAAGAGCCTGGGCTTTGGTCATGGGCGCATTCTGTTCCGGCATTTGCTGCCGAATGCGATGTTTGGCTCCATTGTGTTTTCCATGTCGGACGCGGTGCTGGTGCTGCTCAACGGCGCCGCCGTCAGTTACCTGGGCCTGGGTGTGCAGCCGCCGACCGCCGAGTGGGGCACGATGGTTGCCGAAGGGCAGGCGTTTATCACCACGGCGTGGTGGATCTGTACATTCCCCGGCCTGGCCATCGTCACCCTGGCCATGGGTTTCAGCCTGCTGGCCGACGGTGTCGCGCAAGTGTTGGGGGACCGCGCATGAGCCTGTTGCAGGTGCAGGACCTGAGCGTGATCGCCAACAACGCGGGGCGCGATGTAACGCTGGTGGACCGTGTGTCCTTCGCCCTGGCCGAAGGCGAAATCCTCGGGCTGGTGGGCGAGAGCGGCTCGGGCAAGACCATGGCCTGCCGCGGGCTGATGCGCTTGTTGCCGTCGCCGAACCTGCGGGTGCAGGGCGCTGCCGTGCGGCTGGCCGGCCAGGACTTGCTGGCGCTGGACGATACCGGCATGCGCGCCGTACGCGGTGGGCAGTTGGGCATGATCTTCCAGAACCCCAGCAGCCACCTCGACCCGCTGATGCGCATCGGCGAGCAGATTGCCGAGGGCATTCGTCTGCACCAGGGCGCGTCGAAAAAAGACGCGCGCCGGCAAGCCATCGAGGTACTGCGCCAAGTCGGCATTCCCGATCCCCAGGCGCGGGTGGACAACTATCCTCACGAATTTTCCGGGGGCATGCGCCAGCGCGCGATGATCGCCGTCGCCTTGGGCTGCAACCCGAAAGTGTTGATCGCCGACGAACCGACCACCGCCCTCGATGTGACCGTGCAGGCGCAAATCCTGCGCTTGCTGCTGGACCTGCGCGACCGGCGCGGCCTGTCGATCATCATGATCACCCACGACCTTGGCGTGGTGGCGCAGACCTGTGATTCCATCGCGGTGATGTACGCCGGGCGCCTGTGTGAGCGGGGGAGCAAGTACGACTTGTTGGCGCGCCCGCAACACCCGTATACCGCTGGCCTGATCGCGTGCCAGCCGGCCCACAGCAGCGGCCACGCGTTGCTGCGCACCATCGCCGGGCAGCCGCCGTTGTTGGATGCGCTGCCCGCCGGTTGTCGCTTCAACCCGCGCTGCCCGCAGGTGGGCACCTTGTGTACTGAGCAGGTGCCGCAAGGCTTGCGCGTGGCCTGTCACTACCCGTTGGGAGCACGCCCATGAGCCTGTTGCAGATCAAGGACCTGGAGGTGAAGTTTGCCGCGTCCGGCAGCGGTTTCCTGGGGTTGAACAAGCAGTGGGTGAGGGCGGTCAACGGTGTTTCGCTGAACCTGGCGGCGGGGGAAACCCTGGGCTTGGTCGGCGAGTCCGGCAGTGGCAAGAGCACCCTGGGTCGGGCGATTCTGCACCTCAATCCGATCAGCGCCGGGCAGGTGTTGTTCGATGGCATCGACATGGCCCATGGCAGCCCTATCGACATCGCCCGCCTGCGCCACGAAACCGCGATGATCTTCCAGGACCCGTACGCAGCGCTGAACCCGCGCCACACCATTGGCGAAACCATTGCCGAAGTGCTGCGGGTGCAGCGCAAGGTCACGCCGGACCAGATCCCGCGCCGCGTCGATGAACTGCTCGACCTGGTCGGCCTGCGCCCCGAACTGGCCAGCCGCAAGCCCGGCTCCCTCAGTGGCGGCCAGTGCCAGCGCGTGGGTATCGCTCGCGCATTGGCGGTGGAGCCGCGCCTGATCATCGCCGATGAATGCGTGGCGGCGCTGGACGTGTCGATCCAGGGGCAGATCATCAACCTGTTGCTGGAACTGCAACAGCGCATGAACCTGGCGATTCTGTTTATCGCTCATGACCTGGCCATTGTGCGCCGCCTGTGCGACCGCGTGGCGGTGATGTACCTGGGCAAGATCGTCGAGGAAGGGCCGGTGGAAGCGGTCTTCACCGCGCCGCGTCATCCCTATACGGCGGCGTTGATCGAGGCGATTCCCGAGATCGATCCCCATCGGCCGTTGCCTACAGAACCTTTGCCCGGTGAGCCACCGAGCCCGCTGAACCTGCCTGCCGGTTGCGCCTTTCACCCGCGTTGCCGGCATGCGCAAACCATGTGTTCCGTGGTGTTGCCGCCTACCCATTTCCTGCACGAGCATCGGTACAGTTGCGTGCTTGAAGAACCATTGCTTTAACCCTCTGCCATTCATTAACAAGGAGTTGTGATATGCAATCGCGTCATTTGAAGTTGCTCGCCGCCGCTACATTGACCGCCTGGTCCCTGACCGCCGGGTTGGCGCAAGCCGCCGGTGTACTGACCATCGGCTGCCGTGAGGACAGCACCACGTTCGACCCGATCAAAAGCGCGCAAAACCGTGACACCTGGGTATTCGCCAACGTGTACGACACCCTGGTCCGCGTGGACAACCTGGGCACCAAGATGGAGCCGGGGCTGGCAGAAAGCTGGGACATTTCCAAGGACGGCCTGACCTACACCTTCAAGCTGCGTGATGCGAAGTTCTCCGATGGCTCGGCGATCAGCGCCGACGACGCGGCGTTCAGCCTGTTGCGCATCCGTGACAACAAGGCCTCGCTGTGGAGCGATCCGTTCAGCCTGATCGACACCGCCAAGGCGGCTGATCCGAAGACCCTGGTGGTCACCCTCAAGACTCCGGCCGTAGCCTTCCTCTCGCAACTGGCGTCGCCGACGGTGTCGATCCTGTCGGAAAAAGCCATGACCAAGATGGGCGAAGACGCCTACTCGGAAAACCCGGTAACCTCCGGCGCGTTCACCGTGGACGAGTGGCGCAAGGGCGACCGCGTGATCCTGAAGAAGAACCCGAACTTCTGGCAGGCCAAGAACGTCAGCCTGGACGGCGTGGAATGGGTCTCGGTGACCGACGACAACACGCGCATGCGCATGGTGCAGAACAACGAGCTGGACACGGCGATCTTCGTACCGTTTTCCCGCGTTGAAGAGCTGAAGAAAGACAAGAACGTGGTGATCCACTCTGACCCGTCCACCCGCGAAGATCACCTGCTGATCAACCACGCCCACGGCCTGCTGGCCAAGAAGGAAGTGCGCGAGGCGCTGGACATGGCCATCGATAAACAATCGCTGGTGAAGACCGCCACTTACGGTCAAGGCACTGTGGCGTATTCCTACATCCCTAAGGGTTCGCTGTTCCACTACGCCAACAACCTGCAACGCCCGTATGACCCGACGGCCGCCAAGAAGCTGCTGGCCGATGCCGGCGCCAAGGACTTGAAACTCAACTACGTGGTCAACGCCGGCAACGAAGCCGACGAGCAGATCGCGGTGATCATCAAGGACCAGTTGGCCAAGGTCGGTGTGACCGCCAACCTGCAAAAGGTCGACCCGACCCAAAGCTGGCAGATGCTGGTGGACGGTGAGTACGATATTTCGGTGATGTACTGGACCAACGACATCCTCGACCCGGACCAGAAGACCACCTTCGTGCTGGGCCACGACACCAACCAGAACTACATGACCCGTTACAAGAACGACAAGGTCAAGGACCTGGTGGCAGCCGCGCGGATCGAGGCCGACCCGGTCAAGCGTGAGCAGATGTATGTGGAGTTGCAGAAGCTGGCCAAGCAGGACGTGAACTGGATTGACTTGTACTACAGCCCGTACATCAATATTTCACGCAGCAACATCAGTAACTTCCTGCAAAACCCATTGGGTCGTTTCACCCTAGAAGAAGTCGTAAAAAACTAAAGAACACCGCAATACCCATGTGGGAGCGGGCTTGCCCGCGATGGCGATCTGTCAGTGATGAATACCTCGCCTGACACTCCGCCATCGCGGGCAAGCCCGCTCCCACATTTTTGGTGTTCACATTTTGCTTTTATGGTGTGGTCAGGGATTATTGCGCGTCGAACGCCTGGCCATTGATGCCAGCACTGTCCGGCCCCATCAGATACAGGTACACCGGCATGATCTCTTCCGGCGCCGGCCGCTCCATCGGGTTCTCCCCCGGATAGGCCTGGGCCCGCATGCTGGTGCGTGTGCCACCTGGGTTGATGCTGTTGGAGCGTACCGCTGCCACATCCTCAAGCTCATCGGCCAAGGTCTGCATCAGCCCCTCAGTGGCAAACTTCGAAACACCGTAAGCCCCCCAGTACGCCCGCCCCTTGCGCCCGACGCTGCTGGAGGTAAACACCACCGACGCATCCTGGGACAGCTTGAGCAGCGGCAGCAAGGTGCTGGTCAGCATGAACATCGCGTTGACGTTCACGTGCATCACGCGCATGAAGTTCTCACCGGACAACTGCTCGATCGGCGTACGTGGGCCGATGATCGAGGCGTTGTGCAGCAGGCCGTCGAGGTGGCCGAACTCCTTTTCGATCATCGCTGCCAGCTCATCGTACTGATGGGGCAGGGCGGTCTCCAGGTTGAAGGGGATCACCACCGGCTGAGGTTGGCCGGCCGCTTCGATTTCGTCATAGACCTGGGCCAGGTTGGCTTCGGTCTTGCCCAGCAACAGCACGGTGGCGCCGTGGGCGGCGTAGGTTTTCGCCGCCGCCGCGCCAATCCCGCGACCGGCGCCGGTGACCAGGATCACCCGGCCTTTGAGCAGTTCTGGACGTGCAGAGTAATCAAACATAAATAGCCTCGACAAAATTCACAGTGATACAGCGCTCAATCTGCAACCCAATTCTTGTGGGAGCTGGCTTGCCTGCGATAGCGGTGTATCAGTCAGCAGAAGTGTTGGCTGGCAGGCCGCTATCGCAGGCAAGCCAGCTCCCACATTGACATCAGCGGTTTTGAGATAGGTAAGCAATCAGCAACTGCACAGTGCGTTATCCAGCACCTTGCGCAGTTCCAGCGGGTGGTCCACTACCACGTCGGCGCCCCAGTTGCGTGGGTTGTCATCCGGGTGGATATAGCCGTAGGTCACCGCGGCGGTGCGGGTGCCGGCATCGCGGCCAGACTCGATGTCGCGCAGGTCATCGCCCACGAACAACACGCTGGCTGGGTCGAGGTCGAGCATCTTGCACGCGAGGATCATCGGCTCCGGGTCCGGCTTGCTGTTTTTCACGTGGTCCGGGCAGATCAGCAGGGCCGAGCGCTCGGCCAGGCCCAGTTGCTGCATGATCGGTTCGGCAAAGCGCAGCGGCTTGTTGGTGACCACGCCCCAGACCAGCTTGGACTTCTCGATGTCCGCCAGCAGTTCGGCCATGCCGTCGAACAGTTTGCTGTGCACCGCGCAACCCTTGAGGTAACGCTCCAGGAATTCCAGGCGCAGTTCTTCAAAGCCTGGGGATTCCGGGTCCATCGAAAAGGTCACGGCGACCATCGCTCGCGCACCGCCGGAGATTTCATCGCGGATGTGTGCATCGTTGATCGGCGCCAGGCCACGGTCGGCGCGCATGGCCTGGCAGATGGCGATAAAGTCCGGCGCGGTGTCCAGCAGCGTACCGTCCATATCGAAGAGAACCGCTCGCAACTTCACAGGCTTACTCCTCGCGCAGGGTCTGGATCATGTAGTTGACGTCGACATCGCTGGCCAGCTTGTAGTGCTTGGTCAGCGGGTTGTAGGTCAGGCCGATGATGTCCTTGACGGTCAGGCCGGCCTGGCGGCTCCAGGCGCCCAGCTCGGACGGGCGGATGAATTTCTTGAAGTCATGGGTGCCACGGGGCAGCAGCTTCATGATGTATTCGGCGCCGATGATCGCGAACAGGTAGGCCTTGGGGTTGCGGTTGATAGTGGAGAAGAACACCTGGCCGCCC
Proteins encoded in this window:
- a CDS encoding ABC transporter permease; translation: MNLARYRFVLSRPLQLLPVLFGISLITFILVRSIPGDPARALLGSRSTPDALLKIRAQYGLDQPLWLQYFYFLKNLLKGDLGQSLLYKVDALKLIVTRIEPTLVLVLGSVLLALLIAVPLATLAARNKGGWVDNLIRVFTTVGLGMPAFWLGLMLILLLSVKWGLFPVSGYGRTFLDKAHHMVLPCLTIALALSAVLVRNLRASMLMELQADHVTAARARGLSEAAVFRRHVLPNSLVPAVNLLAVNIGWLISGTVVIESLFAIPGIGQLLVRGIFTRDYMVVQGVAMVLACATVIVNFAADVVTVALDPRVKMQ
- a CDS encoding proline iminopeptidase-family hydrolase — its product is MWREIAPDQQYNVHVDGHNLVVYSFGEGDEVLLCLNGGPGLPCDYLRDAHGWLKDHNLRVVAFDQLGTGASARPTDVSLWEIRRYVEEVETVRQTLNLGRVHLLGHSWGGWLGIEYAIHYPAALKSLILENTVGDIPHLSQELERLRGALGSETVAMMQRHEAMGTLDHPQYQAAITLLNYRHVCRLDEWPEPVKRSLGDWNMGPYETMQGPNEFLYVGNLKDWNRIPEMADFTMPTLITTGQHDELTPACAMRMKMAVKHAELHVFPNSSHMPFYEEPQAYFPVLLDFLARHRG
- a CDS encoding ABC transporter ATP-binding protein; the protein is MSLLQIKDLEVKFAASGSGFLGLNKQWVRAVNGVSLNLAAGETLGLVGESGSGKSTLGRAILHLNPISAGQVLFDGIDMAHGSPIDIARLRHETAMIFQDPYAALNPRHTIGETIAEVLRVQRKVTPDQIPRRVDELLDLVGLRPELASRKPGSLSGGQCQRVGIARALAVEPRLIIADECVAALDVSIQGQIINLLLELQQRMNLAILFIAHDLAIVRRLCDRVAVMYLGKIVEEGPVEAVFTAPRHPYTAALIEAIPEIDPHRPLPTEPLPGEPPSPLNLPAGCAFHPRCRHAQTMCSVVLPPTHFLHEHRYSCVLEEPLL
- a CDS encoding YciK family oxidoreductase, whose protein sequence is MFDYSARPELLKGRVILVTGAGRGIGAAAAKTYAAHGATVLLLGKTEANLAQVYDEIEAAGQPQPVVIPFNLETALPHQYDELAAMIEKEFGHLDGLLHNASIIGPRTPIEQLSGENFMRVMHVNVNAMFMLTSTLLPLLKLSQDASVVFTSSSVGRKGRAYWGAYGVSKFATEGLMQTLADELEDVAAVRSNSINPGGTRTSMRAQAYPGENPMERPAPEEIMPVYLYLMGPDSAGINGQAFDAQ
- a CDS encoding ABC transporter permease; translation: MSSRPLIAPWRLRLRFGFRNGRLTAAWGLLILFVWFALAVFAPWIAPYDPIAQNTEFSLLAPSLAHPFGTDNYGRDILSRVIWGARIDLQLAIVGVIFPFMIGTFVGAVSGYIGGRFDSFCMRVIDVILAFPFLVLMLAIMAILGPGLKSFYIAMALVGWVSYARLIRSQILVLKESDFALAAKSLGFGHGRILFRHLLPNAMFGSIVFSMSDAVLVLLNGAAVSYLGLGVQPPTAEWGTMVAEGQAFITTAWWICTFPGLAIVTLAMGFSLLADGVAQVLGDRA
- the mupP gene encoding N-acetylmuramic acid 6-phosphate phosphatase MupP, which gives rise to MKLRAVLFDMDGTLLDTAPDFIAICQAMRADRGLAPINDAHIRDEISGGARAMVAVTFSMDPESPGFEELRLEFLERYLKGCAVHSKLFDGMAELLADIEKSKLVWGVVTNKPLRFAEPIMQQLGLAERSALLICPDHVKNSKPDPEPMILACKMLDLDPASVLFVGDDLRDIESGRDAGTRTAAVTYGYIHPDDNPRNWGADVVVDHPLELRKVLDNALCSC
- a CDS encoding ABC transporter ATP-binding protein, with the protein product MSLLQVQDLSVIANNAGRDVTLVDRVSFALAEGEILGLVGESGSGKTMACRGLMRLLPSPNLRVQGAAVRLAGQDLLALDDTGMRAVRGGQLGMIFQNPSSHLDPLMRIGEQIAEGIRLHQGASKKDARRQAIEVLRQVGIPDPQARVDNYPHEFSGGMRQRAMIAVALGCNPKVLIADEPTTALDVTVQAQILRLLLDLRDRRGLSIIMITHDLGVVAQTCDSIAVMYAGRLCERGSKYDLLARPQHPYTAGLIACQPAHSSGHALLRTIAGQPPLLDALPAGCRFNPRCPQVGTLCTEQVPQGLRVACHYPLGARP
- a CDS encoding ABC transporter substrate-binding protein — its product is MQSRHLKLLAAATLTAWSLTAGLAQAAGVLTIGCREDSTTFDPIKSAQNRDTWVFANVYDTLVRVDNLGTKMEPGLAESWDISKDGLTYTFKLRDAKFSDGSAISADDAAFSLLRIRDNKASLWSDPFSLIDTAKAADPKTLVVTLKTPAVAFLSQLASPTVSILSEKAMTKMGEDAYSENPVTSGAFTVDEWRKGDRVILKKNPNFWQAKNVSLDGVEWVSVTDDNTRMRMVQNNELDTAIFVPFSRVEELKKDKNVVIHSDPSTREDHLLINHAHGLLAKKEVREALDMAIDKQSLVKTATYGQGTVAYSYIPKGSLFHYANNLQRPYDPTAAKKLLADAGAKDLKLNYVVNAGNEADEQIAVIIKDQLAKVGVTANLQKVDPTQSWQMLVDGEYDISVMYWTNDILDPDQKTTFVLGHDTNQNYMTRYKNDKVKDLVAAARIEADPVKREQMYVELQKLAKQDVNWIDLYYSPYINISRSNISNFLQNPLGRFTLEEVVKN